In Salana multivorans, a single genomic region encodes these proteins:
- a CDS encoding branched-chain amino acid aminotransferase yields MSESTLTSPATVSSFEVRPSSSPRTVTERAAVLADLRFGTAFTDHMARAVWTVDEGWHDRRVEAYGPLQMDPAAAVLHYAQEVFEGLKAYAHPDGSVWSFRPEANAARFARSAERLALPVLPEQDFLDSLRTLVHTDVEWVPTTPGSSLYLRPFMFASEAFLGVRAANRVDYLVIASPVGPYFAKGLKPVAIWVSRDYKRAAPGGTGAAKCGGNYAASLRPQAEAAAKGFDQILFTDASDTYVEELGGMNVVVVGKDGVASTPRLSGSILEGVTRSSILTLLTERGLEVRERDIPVAELIDGVRSGEVAEVFACGTAAVVSPIGRLAGEGFDLEVGGGEAGPVTEWVHRTLTDIQYGRAEDSHGWLTRLV; encoded by the coding sequence GTGTCCGAGTCCACCCTGACGTCTCCCGCGACCGTGTCGTCGTTCGAGGTGCGTCCCTCCTCCAGCCCGCGCACGGTCACCGAGCGCGCCGCCGTCCTCGCCGACCTCCGGTTCGGCACCGCCTTCACCGACCACATGGCCCGCGCCGTCTGGACCGTCGACGAGGGCTGGCACGACCGCCGCGTCGAGGCCTACGGGCCGCTCCAGATGGACCCCGCAGCCGCCGTCCTGCACTACGCGCAGGAGGTCTTCGAGGGCCTCAAGGCGTACGCCCACCCGGACGGCTCCGTCTGGTCCTTCCGCCCGGAGGCCAACGCCGCGCGGTTCGCCCGCAGCGCCGAGCGTCTCGCGCTGCCCGTCCTGCCCGAGCAGGACTTCCTCGACTCGCTGCGCACGCTCGTCCACACGGACGTCGAGTGGGTGCCGACGACGCCGGGCTCCTCGCTCTACCTGCGTCCGTTCATGTTCGCGTCCGAGGCGTTCCTCGGCGTGCGTGCGGCGAACCGGGTGGACTACCTCGTCATCGCCTCGCCCGTCGGGCCCTACTTCGCGAAGGGCCTCAAGCCCGTCGCGATCTGGGTGAGCCGCGACTACAAGCGCGCGGCCCCCGGCGGCACGGGCGCGGCCAAGTGCGGCGGCAACTACGCCGCGAGCCTGCGGCCGCAGGCCGAGGCCGCCGCCAAGGGCTTCGACCAGATCCTGTTCACCGACGCGAGCGACACCTACGTCGAGGAGCTCGGCGGCATGAACGTCGTGGTCGTCGGGAAGGACGGCGTCGCGTCGACCCCGCGCCTGTCCGGCTCGATCCTCGAGGGCGTCACGCGCTCCTCGATCCTCACGCTGCTGACCGAGCGCGGCCTCGAGGTGCGCGAGCGGGACATCCCGGTCGCCGAGCTCATCGACGGCGTCCGCTCGGGGGAGGTGGCCGAGGTGTTCGCGTGCGGGACGGCCGCCGTCGTCTCCCCGATCGGACGGCTGGCCGGCGAGGGCTTCGACCTCGAGGTCGGGGGCGGCGAGGCCGGTCCCGTGACCGAGTGGGTCCACCGCACGCTCACGGACATCCAGTACGGGCGCGCCGAGGACTCCCACGGCTGGCTGACCCGCCTCGTCTGA